The proteins below are encoded in one region of Pseudomonas ekonensis:
- the dinB gene encoding DNA polymerase IV: protein MTQRKIIHIDCDCFYAAIEMRDDPSLAGKPLAVGGSPDRRGVIATCNYEARAYGVRSAMSSGHALKLCPDLTIVKPRMDAYREASKEIHTIFRDYTDLIEPLSLDEAYLDVSDSAHFSGSATRIAQDIRRRVSNQLHITVSAGVAPNKFLAKIASDWKKPNGLFVVTPDQVEDFVAGLPVGKLHGVGKVTADKLHKLGIDDCRQLREWDKLTLVREFGSFGERLWSLARGIDERQVHNDSRRQSISVENTYDVDLPDLRSCLDKLPELLETLKTRMARIDSSYRPGKPFVKVKFHDFTQTTLEQTGAGRDLGSYQLMLTQAFNRGGKPVRLLGVGVRLEDLRGGFEQMELFER from the coding sequence ATGACCCAGCGAAAAATCATCCACATCGACTGTGACTGTTTCTACGCCGCCATTGAGATGCGTGACGACCCGAGCCTGGCCGGCAAGCCTCTGGCCGTGGGCGGCTCGCCGGATCGTCGCGGGGTGATCGCTACGTGCAACTACGAGGCGCGTGCGTATGGCGTGCGTTCGGCGATGTCTTCAGGACATGCGCTGAAGCTGTGCCCGGACCTGACCATCGTCAAGCCCCGGATGGACGCCTACCGCGAGGCGTCGAAGGAAATCCACACGATCTTTCGCGATTACACCGACCTGATCGAACCGCTGTCGCTGGACGAGGCTTACCTTGATGTGTCGGACAGCGCGCATTTCAGCGGCAGCGCCACGCGGATCGCCCAGGACATCCGCCGGCGGGTGTCCAACCAGCTGCACATCACGGTGTCCGCCGGGGTGGCGCCGAACAAGTTTCTGGCCAAGATCGCCAGCGACTGGAAAAAGCCCAATGGCCTGTTCGTTGTCACGCCGGACCAGGTCGAGGACTTCGTCGCCGGCTTGCCGGTCGGCAAGCTGCATGGCGTGGGCAAGGTCACCGCCGACAAACTGCACAAACTGGGCATCGACGACTGCCGGCAGTTGCGCGAATGGGACAAGTTGACGCTGGTGCGCGAGTTCGGCAGCTTCGGCGAGCGCTTGTGGAGCCTGGCCCGTGGGATCGATGAGCGGCAGGTGCACAATGACAGCCGCCGTCAGTCGATCAGCGTCGAAAACACCTACGACGTCGATCTCCCGGACTTGCGCAGTTGCCTGGACAAGCTTCCGGAACTGCTGGAAACCCTCAAGACCCGCATGGCGCGGATCGACAGCAGCTACCGGCCGGGCAAGCCGTTCGTCAAAGTGAAGTTCCATGACTTCACCCAGACCACATTGGAGCAGACTGGGGCGGGGCGGGATCTGGGCAGTTATCAGCTGATGCTGACCCAGGCGTTCAATCGGGGCGGCAAACCGGTGCGGTTGTTGGGTGTGGGGGTGAGGCTGGAGGATTTGCGGGGCGGGTTCGAACAGATGGAGCTGTTTGAGCGGTGA
- a CDS encoding potassium transporter Kup, with protein MLVAAVGVVYGDIGTSPLYTLKEVFSGAYGVPVNHDGVLGILSLIFWSLIWVVSIKYMMFVLRADNQGEGGIMALTALARRAAGQRARLRTLLVVCGLIGAALFYGDSMITPAISVLSAIEGLGLAFEGIDHWVVPLSLVVLVGLFLIQKHGTARIGILFGPIMVTWFLVLGALGIYGISHYPEVLHALNPLWAVRFFMVHAGMGVAILGAVVLALTGAEALYADMGHFGRKPIARAWFLLVLPALVLNYFGQGALLLENPDAARNPFYLLAPGWALIPLVGLSTLATVIASQAVISGAFSLTRQAIQLGYIPRMYIQHTSSDEQGQIYIGAVNWSLMVGVVLLVIGFESSGALASAYGVAVTGTMLMTTILVSAVMLLLWKWPPVLAVPVLVGFLLVDGLYFAANVPKIVQGGAFPVIAGLALFVLMTTWKRGKQLLVERLDEGALPLPIFISSIRVQPPHRVQGTAVFLTARSDAVPHALLHNLLHNQVLHEQVVLLTVVYEDIPRVPPSRRFEVEAHGEGFFRVILHFGFTDEPDVPQALKLCHLDDLDFSPMRTTYFLSRETVIASKLEGMARWREALFAFMLKNANGNLRFFNLPLNRVIELGTQVEM; from the coding sequence ATGCTGGTCGCGGCGGTCGGGGTGGTTTACGGCGACATCGGCACAAGTCCGCTGTACACCCTGAAAGAAGTGTTTTCCGGCGCCTATGGCGTGCCCGTCAATCACGACGGGGTGCTGGGCATCCTGTCGCTGATTTTCTGGTCGCTGATCTGGGTCGTGTCGATCAAGTACATGATGTTCGTGCTGCGCGCCGACAACCAGGGCGAAGGCGGAATCATGGCCCTCACCGCGCTGGCGCGGCGGGCGGCGGGACAACGCGCCAGGCTGCGCACGCTGCTGGTGGTCTGCGGGCTGATCGGGGCGGCGCTGTTCTACGGCGACAGCATGATCACCCCGGCGATTTCCGTGCTCTCGGCGATCGAAGGCCTGGGGCTGGCGTTCGAGGGCATCGACCATTGGGTGGTGCCGCTGTCGCTGGTGGTGCTGGTGGGCCTGTTCCTGATCCAGAAGCACGGCACGGCGCGGATCGGCATTCTCTTCGGGCCGATCATGGTCACCTGGTTCCTGGTGCTGGGCGCCCTCGGCATCTACGGCATCAGCCATTACCCGGAAGTGCTGCATGCGCTGAACCCGCTCTGGGCCGTGCGTTTCTTCATGGTGCACGCCGGCATGGGCGTGGCGATCCTCGGCGCGGTGGTGCTGGCGCTGACCGGCGCCGAAGCGCTGTACGCCGACATGGGCCACTTCGGCCGCAAGCCGATCGCCCGCGCCTGGTTCCTGCTGGTGCTGCCGGCCCTGGTGCTCAACTACTTCGGCCAGGGCGCGCTGCTGCTGGAGAACCCGGACGCCGCGCGCAACCCGTTCTACCTGCTGGCGCCCGGTTGGGCCCTGATCCCGCTGGTGGGCCTGTCGACCCTGGCCACGGTGATCGCGTCCCAGGCGGTGATCTCCGGCGCGTTCTCCCTGACGCGTCAGGCGATCCAGCTCGGCTACATCCCGCGCATGTACATCCAGCACACCTCCAGCGACGAGCAGGGGCAGATCTACATCGGTGCGGTGAACTGGTCGCTGATGGTCGGCGTGGTGCTGCTGGTGATCGGCTTCGAGTCTTCCGGCGCCCTGGCCTCGGCCTACGGCGTGGCCGTGACCGGCACCATGCTGATGACCACCATCCTGGTGTCGGCGGTGATGCTGCTGCTGTGGAAGTGGCCGCCGGTGCTGGCGGTGCCGGTGCTGGTCGGCTTCCTGCTGGTGGACGGCCTGTACTTCGCCGCCAACGTGCCGAAGATCGTCCAGGGCGGCGCGTTCCCGGTGATCGCCGGCCTTGCGCTGTTCGTCCTGATGACCACCTGGAAGCGCGGCAAGCAACTGCTGGTCGAGCGTCTGGACGAGGGCGCGTTGCCGCTGCCGATCTTCATCAGCAGCATCCGCGTGCAGCCGCCGCACCGCGTGCAGGGCACCGCCGTGTTCCTGACGGCCCGCTCCGACGCCGTGCCCCACGCCCTGTTGCACAACCTGCTGCACAACCAGGTGCTGCATGAGCAAGTGGTGCTGCTGACCGTGGTCTACGAAGACATTCCGCGCGTGCCGCCGTCCCGTCGTTTCGAGGTCGAGGCCCACGGCGAAGGCTTCTTCCGGGTGATCCTGCACTTCGGCTTCACCGACGAGCCGGACGTGCCCCAGGCGCTGAAACTGTGCCATCTGGACGACCTGGACTTCAGCCCGATGCGCACCACCTACTTCCTCAGCCGCGAAACGGTGATCGCCTCCAAGCTCGAAGGCATGGCCCGTTGGCGCGAGGCGCTGTTCGCCTTCATGCTGAAGAACGCCAACGGCAACCTGCGCTTCTTCAACCTGCCGCTGAACCGGGTGATCGAGCTGGGGACGCAGGTGGAGATGTAA
- the rimO gene encoding 30S ribosomal protein S12 methylthiotransferase RimO: MSTTPAPANPKVGFVSLGCPKALVDSERILTQLRMEGYDVVSTYQDADVVVVNTCGFIDSAKAESLEVIGEAIKENGKVIVTGCMGVEEGNIRDVHPSVLAVTGPQQYEQVVSAVHEVVPPKQDHNPLIDLVPPQGVKLTPRHYAYLKISEGCNHSCSFCIIPSMRGKLVSRPVGDVLDEAQRLVKSGVKELLVISQDTSAYGVDVKYRTGFWNGAPVKTRMTELCEALSTLGVWVRLHYVYPYPHVDELIPLMAAGKILPYLDIPFQHASPKVLKSMKRPAFEDKTLARIKNWREICPDLIIRSTFIVGFPGETEEDFQYLLDWLTEAQLDRVGCFQYSPVEGAPANDLGLDIVPDDVKQDRWERFMAHQQAISSARLQLRIGREIEVLVDEVDEQGAVGRCFFDAPEIDGNVFIDNGSNLKPGDKVWCKVTDADEYDLWAEQI, translated from the coding sequence ATGTCCACCACTCCTGCGCCGGCCAATCCCAAGGTTGGCTTCGTATCCCTGGGTTGCCCGAAAGCACTGGTCGACTCCGAGCGCATCCTGACCCAGCTGCGCATGGAAGGCTATGACGTGGTGTCCACCTATCAGGACGCCGATGTCGTGGTGGTCAACACCTGCGGCTTCATCGACTCGGCCAAGGCCGAATCGCTGGAGGTCATCGGCGAAGCGATCAAGGAAAACGGCAAGGTGATCGTCACCGGCTGCATGGGCGTGGAAGAAGGCAACATCCGCGACGTGCACCCGAGCGTGCTGGCCGTGACCGGTCCGCAGCAGTACGAGCAAGTGGTCAGCGCCGTGCACGAAGTCGTGCCGCCCAAGCAGGACCACAACCCGCTGATCGACCTGGTGCCGCCGCAGGGCGTCAAGCTGACCCCGCGCCACTACGCCTACCTGAAGATTTCCGAAGGCTGCAACCACAGCTGCAGCTTCTGCATCATCCCGTCGATGCGCGGCAAGCTGGTCAGCCGTCCGGTGGGCGATGTGCTCGACGAGGCCCAGCGCCTGGTCAAGTCCGGCGTCAAGGAACTGCTGGTGATCTCCCAGGACACCAGCGCCTACGGCGTCGACGTGAAGTACCGCACCGGTTTCTGGAACGGCGCGCCGGTGAAGACCCGCATGACCGAGCTGTGCGAAGCCCTCAGCACCTTGGGCGTCTGGGTGCGCCTGCACTACGTCTACCCGTACCCGCACGTCGACGAGCTGATCCCGCTGATGGCCGCCGGCAAGATCCTGCCGTACCTGGACATCCCGTTCCAGCACGCCAGCCCCAAGGTCCTCAAGTCGATGAAACGCCCGGCGTTCGAAGACAAGACCCTGGCGCGGATCAAGAACTGGCGCGAGATCTGCCCCGACCTGATCATCCGCTCGACCTTCATCGTCGGCTTCCCCGGCGAAACCGAAGAAGACTTCCAGTACCTGCTGGACTGGCTGACCGAAGCCCAGCTCGACCGCGTCGGCTGCTTCCAGTACTCGCCGGTCGAAGGCGCCCCGGCCAACGACCTGGGCCTGGACATCGTGCCGGACGACGTCAAGCAAGACCGCTGGGAGCGCTTCATGGCGCACCAGCAGGCCATCAGCTCGGCGCGCCTGCAACTGCGCATCGGCCGCGAGATCGAAGTGCTGGTGGACGAAGTCGACGAGCAAGGCGCGGTCGGCCGCTGCTTCTTCGATGCCCCGGAAATCGACGGCAACGTGTTCATCGACAACGGCAGCAACCTCAAGCCGGGCGACAAGGTCTGGTGCAAGGTGACCGACGCCGACGAGTACGACCTCTGGGCCGAACAGATCTGA
- a CDS encoding virulence factor family protein, which yields MIQRSLKYILATLIVLAVIAGGGFWYLKRPAPEPTLEQLTPADGPAMTRVIPGTKPKAQVLVAVNDDQKLSDKQLSTLSRSASAQIVQVILPKDCLQQSRALQTGLRELNGPATLVSGIGPGAVLAWRWLSEQKDDKAQAVSVDLALEKGGCTHLLPKSAAHGHWLVAWNDNPDDTSAGFVRDQPNAETSISDYDINLPQVLNNELRKLLVGGDKANGGLQIPVVEVPAGQARDTVTLFLSGDGGWRDLDRDVAGEMAKIGYPVVGIDTLRYYWQHKSPEQSALDLTELMQHYRQKWGTKRFILTGYSFGADVLPAIYNRLPETEQQRVDAIILLAFARTGSFEIEVEGWLGNAGKEAATGPEMAKLPAAKVVCIYGEEETDESGCTDKTAVGEAVKLPGGHHFDENYPALAKRLVDLIEKRQASEQTAAE from the coding sequence ATGATTCAACGCTCCCTGAAGTACATCCTGGCCACGCTGATCGTACTGGCCGTGATTGCCGGCGGCGGATTCTGGTACCTCAAACGCCCGGCACCGGAACCGACCCTCGAACAACTGACGCCCGCCGACGGCCCGGCCATGACCCGGGTCATTCCCGGCACCAAGCCCAAGGCCCAGGTGCTGGTGGCGGTCAACGACGACCAGAAGCTCAGCGACAAGCAGCTGAGCACCCTGAGCCGCAGCGCTTCGGCGCAGATCGTTCAGGTGATCCTGCCCAAGGATTGCCTGCAGCAAAGCCGTGCCCTGCAGACCGGCCTGCGCGAGCTGAACGGGCCGGCCACCCTGGTCAGCGGCATCGGCCCGGGCGCGGTGCTGGCCTGGCGCTGGCTGTCCGAGCAGAAGGACGACAAGGCTCAGGCCGTGTCCGTCGACCTGGCCCTGGAAAAGGGCGGCTGCACCCACCTGCTGCCCAAGTCCGCCGCCCACGGCCACTGGCTGGTGGCGTGGAACGACAACCCGGACGACACCAGCGCCGGCTTCGTGCGCGACCAGCCGAACGCCGAAACCAGCATCAGCGACTACGACATCAACCTGCCGCAGGTGCTGAACAACGAACTGCGCAAGCTCCTCGTCGGCGGCGACAAGGCCAACGGCGGCCTGCAGATCCCGGTGGTGGAAGTCCCGGCCGGCCAGGCCCGCGACACCGTCACCCTGTTCCTGTCCGGCGACGGCGGCTGGCGTGACCTGGACCGCGACGTGGCCGGGGAAATGGCCAAGATCGGCTACCCGGTGGTGGGCATCGACACCCTGCGCTACTACTGGCAGCACAAGAGCCCCGAGCAGAGCGCACTGGACCTGACCGAACTGATGCAGCACTACCGGCAGAAGTGGGGCACCAAGCGCTTCATCCTTACCGGCTACTCGTTCGGCGCCGACGTCCTGCCGGCGATCTACAACCGCTTGCCGGAGACCGAGCAGCAACGGGTCGACGCCATCATCCTGCTGGCCTTCGCCCGCACCGGCAGCTTCGAGATCGAAGTCGAAGGCTGGCTCGGCAACGCCGGCAAGGAAGCCGCCACCGGCCCGGAAATGGCCAAGCTGCCGGCCGCCAAGGTGGTGTGCATCTACGGCGAGGAAGAGACCGACGAAAGCGGCTGCACCGACAAGACCGCCGTGGGCGAAGCGGTGAAGCTGCCCGGCGGCCACCACTTCGACGAGAACTACCCGGCGCTGGCCAAGCGCTTGGTGGATCTGATCGAGAAGCGCCAGGCGAGCGAGCAGACCGCTGCCGAGTGA
- the mprF gene encoding bifunctional lysylphosphatidylglycerol flippase/synthetase MprF, with protein sequence MRANSSDPQDTVTATQPIKTERLRLLDRLSKYRQPIGLAVTLLLFAIALIACRHLLSELDLDALHDSILDVPKPALLGAFGATVAGFIILLGYEWSASRYAGVTLAPRTLALGGFTAFAIGNAIGLSLLSGGSVRYRLYARHGLGATEVAHMTLFASLSLGCALPPLAALATLSDLPAASQALGLSEGLLGTIAGAVLLLGSVLAIGIYRRRLPEQPYPDNLLVKAGRRTLRLPGRRLTVLQLVITALDVAAAATVLYLLLPEAPPFGAFLLVYLLALAAGVLSHVPGGVGVFEAILLAAFADKLGAAPLAAALLLYRLIYVVLPMLMACVLLLINEGQRLFQSQTLRAASGLAAPILAVLVFLSGVVLLFSGATPEIDTRLEHIGFLIPHRLVDASHFGASLIGVLCLMLAQGLRRRLSAAWMLTTILLLVGALLSLLKGFDWEEATLMTLTAALLGVFRRSFYRPSRLTELPFSPLYLVASLCVLGASTWLLLFAYQDVPYSHQLWWQFTLDADAPRGLRSLLGAAVLLLVIALTWLLRTARPVIHLPTADELDRAAKILMASSQPDGGLSLTGDKALLFHPNDEAFLMYARRGRSLVALYDPIGPGQQRAEMIWQFRDLCDIHHARPVFYQVRAENLPYYMDIGLTAIKLGEEARVDLHRFDLDAKGKEMKDLRYTWNRGTRDGLSLEIHEPGQAPMDELKVISDAWLTGKNVREKGFSLGRFSDDYLKHFRIAVIRFEGRPVAFANLLETYSHDLASLDLMRSHPDAPKLTMEFLMIGLIQHYKSHGYARFSLGMVPLSGLQPRRGAPLTQRLGSMVFRRGEQLYNFQGLRRFKDKFQPDWEPRYMAVPAGLDPLVALADTAALIAGGLTGLVKR encoded by the coding sequence ATGCGCGCCAACTCGTCTGATCCACAAGACACCGTCACAGCGACCCAACCGATCAAGACCGAGCGCCTGCGCTTGCTGGATCGCTTGAGCAAGTACCGCCAGCCGATCGGCCTGGCGGTCACGCTGCTGCTGTTCGCCATCGCGCTGATCGCGTGCCGCCACCTGTTGAGCGAGCTCGATCTCGACGCCCTGCACGACTCGATCCTGGACGTACCGAAACCGGCCCTGCTCGGCGCCTTCGGCGCGACGGTCGCCGGCTTCATCATCCTGTTGGGCTACGAGTGGTCCGCCAGCCGCTACGCCGGCGTGACGCTCGCGCCGCGCACCCTCGCCCTCGGCGGCTTCACTGCGTTCGCCATCGGCAATGCCATCGGCTTGTCGCTGCTGTCCGGCGGTTCGGTGCGCTACCGTCTGTATGCGCGCCATGGCCTCGGGGCGACGGAAGTCGCGCACATGACACTGTTCGCCAGCCTGTCGCTGGGTTGCGCCCTGCCGCCGCTGGCCGCCCTCGCCACCCTGAGCGACCTGCCCGCCGCTTCGCAGGCCCTGGGTCTGTCCGAAGGCCTGCTGGGCACGATCGCCGGCGCCGTGCTGCTGCTGGGCTCGGTCCTGGCCATCGGCATCTACCGCCGGCGCCTGCCGGAGCAGCCCTATCCGGACAACCTGCTGGTCAAGGCCGGCCGCCGCACCCTGCGCCTGCCGGGCCGGCGCCTGACCGTCCTGCAACTGGTCATCACTGCCCTCGACGTGGCTGCGGCCGCCACCGTGCTGTACCTGCTGCTGCCGGAAGCCCCGCCGTTCGGTGCCTTCCTGCTGGTGTACCTGTTGGCCCTGGCCGCCGGCGTGCTCAGCCATGTGCCCGGCGGCGTCGGCGTGTTCGAAGCCATCCTGCTGGCCGCCTTCGCCGACAAGCTCGGCGCCGCGCCGCTGGCCGCCGCGCTGCTGCTGTACCGCCTGATCTACGTGGTGCTGCCGATGCTGATGGCGTGCGTGCTGCTGCTGATCAACGAAGGCCAGCGCCTGTTCCAGTCCCAGACCCTGCGCGCGGCCTCCGGCCTGGCGGCGCCGATCCTGGCGGTGCTGGTGTTCCTGTCCGGCGTGGTGCTGCTGTTTTCCGGCGCCACCCCGGAGATCGACACGCGCCTGGAGCACATCGGCTTCCTGATTCCCCATCGCCTGGTCGATGCCTCGCACTTCGGCGCCAGCCTGATCGGCGTGCTGTGCCTGATGCTTGCCCAGGGCCTGCGCCGCCGGCTGTCGGCGGCGTGGATGCTGACCACCATCCTGTTGCTGGTGGGCGCCCTGCTCTCCTTGCTCAAGGGGTTCGACTGGGAAGAAGCCACCCTGATGACCCTCACCGCCGCGCTGCTGGGGGTGTTCCGCCGCTCGTTCTACCGCCCGAGCCGCCTGACCGAGCTGCCGTTCTCGCCGCTGTACCTGGTGGCCAGCCTCTGCGTGCTGGGCGCTTCGACCTGGCTGCTGCTGTTCGCCTACCAGGACGTGCCGTACAGCCATCAGCTGTGGTGGCAGTTCACCCTCGACGCCGACGCCCCGCGCGGCCTGCGCTCGCTGCTCGGCGCCGCCGTCCTGCTGCTGGTGATCGCCCTGACCTGGCTGCTGCGCACCGCGCGCCCGGTGATCCACCTGCCGACCGCCGACGAACTCGACCGCGCCGCGAAAATCCTCATGGCCTCGTCGCAACCCGACGGCGGCCTGTCGCTGACCGGCGACAAGGCGCTGCTGTTTCACCCCAACGATGAAGCCTTCCTGATGTACGCCCGCCGCGGCCGCAGCCTGGTGGCGCTCTACGACCCGATCGGCCCCGGCCAGCAGCGGGCGGAAATGATCTGGCAGTTCCGCGACCTGTGCGACATCCATCACGCCCGTCCGGTGTTCTACCAGGTGCGCGCGGAAAACCTGCCGTACTACATGGACATCGGCCTGACCGCGATCAAGCTCGGCGAAGAGGCCCGGGTCGATCTGCATCGCTTTGACCTGGACGCCAAGGGCAAAGAGATGAAGGACCTGCGCTACACCTGGAACCGCGGCACCCGCGACGGCCTGTCGCTGGAGATCCATGAGCCGGGCCAGGCGCCGATGGACGAGCTCAAGGTCATTTCCGATGCCTGGCTGACCGGCAAGAACGTGCGCGAGAAAGGCTTCTCCCTCGGCCGTTTCAGCGACGATTACCTGAAGCATTTCCGCATTGCGGTGATCCGCTTCGAAGGCCGCCCGGTGGCGTTCGCCAACCTGCTCGAGACCTACAGCCATGACCTGGCCAGCCTCGACCTGATGCGCTCGCATCCGGACGCGCCGAAGCTGACCATGGAGTTTCTGATGATCGGCCTGATTCAACACTATAAGAGTCACGGATACGCGCGTTTCAGCCTGGGCATGGTGCCGCTGTCGGGGTTGCAGCCCCGGCGCGGGGCGCCGCTGACCCAGCGCCTGGGCTCGATGGTATTCCGCCGTGGTGAGCAGCTGTACAACTTCCAAGGCTTGCGCCGTTTCAAAGACAAGTTCCAGCCTGATTGGGAACCCCGTTACATGGCCGTGCCCGCCGGACTCGATCCGCTGGTGGCGCTGGCCGACACTGCTGCCCTGATCGCGGGCGGCTTGACTGGATTGGTGAAACGCTGA
- a CDS encoding proline--tRNA ligase produces MRTSQFLLATQKETPSDAVVISHQLMLRAGMIRKLASGLYTWLPMGLRVMRKVEAIVREEMDAAGSLEVLMPGTQPAELWQESGRWEEYGPELLRIKDRHGRDFCAGPTHEEVITDLMRNELSSYKQLPINLYQIQTKFRDEIRPRFGLMRGREFIMKDAYSFHADLASLQVTYDRMHQAYCNVFTRLGLKFRPVEADNGSIGGAGSHEFHVLAESGEDDIVFSNGSDYAANIEKAEAVPRETSRPAPTEELRLVDTPDTKTIAALVEKFGLPIEKTVKTLIVHAEEKGKLIALIIRGDHELNEIKAANQPGVASPLVMASDAELRDAIGAGAGSLGPLNLPLPIIIDRSVELMSDFGVGANIDDKHYFGLNWERDLPVPTVADLRNVVSGDPSPDGKGTLEIKRGIEVGHIFQLGNKYSKAMKCEVLGENGKPVTLEMGCYGIGVSRVVAAAIEQNNDENGIIWSDALAPFQIALVPLRYETDLVREATDKLYAELTAAGFEVLLDDRDKKTSPGIKFADMELIGIPHRIVVSDRGLADGNLEYKSRSEAEAQALPVADALSFLQARIRR; encoded by the coding sequence ATGCGCACCAGTCAATTTTTGCTCGCCACACAGAAAGAAACGCCTTCCGACGCGGTCGTGATCAGCCATCAGCTGATGCTGCGCGCCGGCATGATCCGCAAACTCGCTTCGGGCCTGTACACCTGGCTGCCGATGGGCCTGCGGGTAATGCGCAAGGTGGAAGCCATCGTCCGCGAAGAAATGGACGCCGCCGGCTCTCTGGAAGTGTTGATGCCGGGCACCCAGCCGGCCGAACTGTGGCAGGAGTCGGGACGCTGGGAAGAATACGGCCCTGAACTGCTGCGCATCAAAGACCGTCACGGCCGCGACTTCTGCGCAGGCCCGACCCACGAAGAGGTCATCACCGACCTGATGCGCAACGAGTTGAGCAGCTACAAGCAGCTGCCGATCAACCTGTACCAGATCCAGACCAAGTTCCGTGATGAGATCCGCCCACGCTTCGGCCTGATGCGCGGCCGCGAATTCATCATGAAGGACGCCTACTCGTTCCACGCCGACCTGGCCTCGCTGCAGGTCACCTACGACCGCATGCACCAGGCGTACTGCAACGTGTTCACCCGTCTGGGCCTGAAGTTCCGCCCTGTGGAGGCCGACAACGGTTCCATCGGCGGCGCCGGCTCCCATGAGTTCCACGTGCTGGCCGAGTCCGGCGAAGACGACATCGTCTTCAGCAACGGCTCCGACTACGCCGCCAACATCGAGAAGGCCGAAGCCGTGCCGCGCGAAACCTCGCGCCCTGCACCGACCGAAGAACTGCGCCTGGTCGACACCCCGGACACCAAGACCATCGCGGCCCTGGTGGAAAAGTTCGGCCTGCCGATCGAAAAGACCGTCAAGACCCTGATCGTGCACGCCGAAGAAAAAGGCAAGCTGATTGCCCTGATCATCCGCGGCGACCACGAACTCAACGAAATCAAGGCCGCCAACCAGCCTGGCGTGGCCAGCCCGCTGGTCATGGCCAGCGACGCGGAGCTGCGTGACGCCATCGGCGCCGGCGCCGGCTCCCTCGGCCCGCTGAACCTGCCGCTGCCGATCATCATCGACCGTTCGGTCGAGCTGATGAGCGACTTCGGCGTCGGCGCCAACATCGACGACAAGCACTACTTCGGCCTGAACTGGGAACGCGACCTGCCGGTCCCGACCGTGGCCGACCTGCGCAACGTCGTGTCCGGCGACCCGAGCCCGGACGGCAAGGGCACCCTGGAGATCAAGCGCGGCATCGAAGTCGGGCACATCTTCCAGCTGGGCAACAAGTACAGCAAGGCGATGAAGTGCGAAGTGCTGGGCGAGAACGGCAAGCCGGTCACCCTGGAAATGGGTTGCTACGGCATCGGCGTTTCCCGCGTGGTGGCCGCGGCCATCGAGCAGAACAACGACGAGAACGGCATCATCTGGAGCGACGCCCTGGCACCGTTCCAGATCGCCCTGGTGCCGCTGCGCTACGAGACTGACCTGGTGCGCGAAGCCACCGACAAGCTGTACGCGGAACTGACCGCCGCCGGCTTCGAAGTGCTGCTGGACGACCGCGACAAGAAGACCAGCCCGGGCATCAAGTTCGCGGACATGGAACTGATCGGCATCCCTCACCGGATCGTGGTCAGCGACCGTGGCCTCGCCGACGGCAACCTGGAGTACAAGAGCCGTTCCGAGGCCGAGGCGCAAGCGCTGCCGGTCGCCGACGCGCTGTCCTTCCTGCAGGCCCGCATCCGCCGCTGA
- a CDS encoding GNAT family N-acetyltransferase, whose product MRHPSVIHTPKLSDYPELTRVWEASVRATHDFLPDSYILLLKDLVLTRYLDAVMLICTKDHRQRITGFAGVAAGKVEMLFIDPDHRGQGLGKQLLRYALERLNADELDVNEQNPQALGFYFKQGFEVIGRSEVDGMGQPYPLLHMRLRQNRQRSSTG is encoded by the coding sequence ATGCGTCACCCTTCGGTCATCCACACGCCGAAACTGAGCGACTACCCGGAACTGACCCGGGTCTGGGAGGCTTCGGTACGCGCCACCCATGACTTTCTGCCGGACAGCTACATCCTGCTGCTCAAGGATCTGGTGCTGACCCGCTACCTGGATGCCGTGATGCTGATCTGCACCAAGGACCACCGCCAGCGCATCACCGGCTTCGCGGGCGTGGCGGCGGGCAAGGTGGAAATGCTGTTCATCGATCCGGACCATCGCGGGCAAGGCCTGGGCAAGCAATTGCTGCGCTACGCGCTGGAGCGCCTGAACGCCGACGAACTGGACGTCAACGAACAGAATCCCCAGGCCTTGGGCTTCTACTTCAAGCAAGGCTTCGAGGTGATCGGCCGTTCGGAAGTCGACGGCATGGGCCAGCCCTACCCGTTGCTGCACATGCGGCTGCGCCAGAACCGCCAGCGTTCGAGCACAGGCTGA